CAGTTCGTGGTTATTCTGAAGGAGTTGCAGAAGGGCGTGATCACCGAACGTGGTACGACGGAGATCATCCGTGAGATGCTCGACCACGGTGGCTCACCGGGCGAGATAATCGAGCAGAAAGGCCTGGGCAGCGTCGGCGGCGACGAGATTGACACCGCGATCGAAGCGGTGCTCAAAGCGAACGAAGCGGCCGTGCAGGATTACCGCGCGGGCAAGCAAGCGGCCTTGAACTTCCTCGTCGGGCAGGTAATGAAGCAGACCCGTGGGCGGTCAGAGCCGAAAGAAGTGCGTGCACGGCTCGAAGCTTGCTTGCTAGAACGCTAACATAGCGAGAAAAAGGACGCGATTTCGCGTGAATAAACAAGTATCTCGTCTGCTTGTAGCACTGCTCCCGTCGTCGCTTCCGACCGCGATCCCTTCCTCAGGATGCCGACCCACGGCGAAGCAAGCGACCGTCGCAGCAGCTCTTACTTCATCAGCGTTCGCTTTCTGAAGAACGTATAGCTTCCCGCAACTCCCTATTTTTTGGCTGCAGCAACCTGTGCTTTTGCCGCGTTCATGGTTGCCAGGGCCTGGTCAACGGAAAGAACGGTGTGCGTCTTGAACCTGATGTACGGCACATATTTTTCTGTTCCTGCGAGGAGATCCTGGTCAGTTCCCTCCATGACGGCATAGCCTGCGTGCTCGCCAGGAAACGTTCCCCAGTCTTTCATTCTGCCGCTTTCTAAGTCGTCTTTAACCATACTCAATAATTTAGTCCACCCAGCAAGACGCTCGCTTGGATCTGCAGGCATTCTATCCCTATCCGACTTCCAATACAAATGGTACTTTGTCATTTACTATCACCTCCCGGTTGTCTATTCGTCTCCACGCTATTTAAGGCTGCCGGTGCCGGGTTCCGGGGATGGAGGAGCGAGGCTCAATGGAGACGAACGAACGGGAAAACGGCTAGCTAGTGGTCCGATAAAGCGGGTTTTAGTGACTCTTGCGTCTCAACCCCGTTCCCTCTGCATACCGCGCTATGAGCGGTTTTATTCGGTCGCTGTACCATCCCTTCTTGATGTATCGCGGATAGATCGGCAGCCGCTCGCGGAGTTCGTAGGGCGCTATCTTTCGGCTGAGTTCCTCTTCGGTCGGCCATGGCGCTTCCGGATTGATATAGTCGATCGTCCGCTCCGAGATCCCGCCGAGGTCCGAGGCGCCGAGCTCGATAAGCGCCTTCGGCGAGGTTAAATTCGGCGGCACCTGGATCGCAACCTCAGCCGGTAAGATCCTCCGTGCCGCACGAACCGTCTCCTTCATCGCCACGAACGGCGGTGAGCTTGCGTTCGCCATTACGGTGGCGGGTTTCGGTAAGAACGGCTGAATGATCACTTCCTGTATGTGCCCGTACCGCTCGTGAACCGCTGCAAGTGTTTCTAATGACCGGATGCGGTCTTCTTGCGTCTCACCGATACCGATCAATATGCCGGTGGTGAACGGGATCTCCAGCCTACCCGCGTCCTCGAGCATCTGCAACCGCACTGCGGGCTCTTTACCGGGCGATTTTACGTGCGCCTCGAGCTCCACAGTGGACTCGAGCATCAAGCCCATGGACGCGTTCACCTCCTTTAATTCCTGGAGTTCCTCGCGGGTCAGCACACCCAGATTGCAGTGCGGCAGGAGCCCGTGCTGGATCGCGAGCTGGCAGAGTTGTTTTGTATACGTTGTGAGCGAGTCGAATCCCTCTTCAGCCACCCGGGCAGTGAAGAGCGAGCCCAGCGCATCAGCGCGTTCGGGCTGCTCGCCGGCCGTAAAGAGTGCTTCAGTGGCCGCGCCTCGCTGCCGGAACAGGTCAAGAACGTCCTCAGTGCCCACGACGTACGCCGCTTCCTGGCTGCACGCGCGGTAGACGCAATAGCCGCATGCGTTCCGGCAGATGTTCGTCACGGGTATGAAGATGTTTCTGGAAAAGGTGACGTAATTGTTTCTCATCTCGGTCCGCATCCGGTTAAAGTATAAATAAATAGCCGCGCCAAATAAACACAAATAAGAGTGTGGAGTTCGGAGGCAATAAGAACTATGAAGATCATACCCGGAGTAACGACCCAGGTCCTGGCGGCACGCATTGCCAGTGAACTGGGCACTCGCGCCTCATTGTGTGAATTCAAGCGGTTCCCTGATGGTGAGTTGTACACCCGTGTGGTGGATGAGATAAAGGGCGAGGAAGTAACTATCGTGCAGAGCCTCATGGCTGATACCGGCCTAATCTCGCTGCTGCAGTTGATCGATGCGGTCGAGGAGGCACACACGACGACCGTGGTCATACCATATCTGGGCTATGCACGCCAGGATAAACGGTTCAAACCCGGTGAGGCGATCAGCTCCCGGGCAATCGCACGCGGCATCAGCTTCGCGGGCATCGTGGACCGGATTTACGTGGTGAACGTGCATAATCCCGCGGTCTTGCGCTACTTCGATGTCGATGCGAAGGATCTGAATGCCGCACCATTGATCGGCGATTACATCGCGCACCGGGCGATACCGGATCCCGTGATCATCGGACCCGACGAGGGTGCACGCGAGCTGGCGAAGGCGGTGGCGGAACAGCACAGCTTCGATTTCGATGTGCTGGAGAAGAAGCGGATCAGCGGCGATCAGGTCCAGATCAAGCCGAAGGAGGTGAGCGTCGCGGGCAAGAACGTGGTCATTGTGGACGACATCATCTCAACTGGCGGCACGATCGCCGAGGCGGCCGCGCTCCTGAAGGCGCAAGACGCCAATGACATCTACGTCACCTGCATCCACGGCCTCTTCGCGCAGAACGCAACGCTCCGCATACTCAACGCGGGTGTCAAGGAGATCATCGCCACCGACACCATACAGTCGATCTTCAGCGAGATCAGCGTTGCGAAGATGATCGCCGACGAGTTGAGCACCTAACCTCATTTCGTCTGGTCGATTGGTGTTGTGCGAACGAGCGGATGGTAGCAGCCGCGTGAAAAGCGCTTATCCGCAGTAGATACCTGCAGCAGGCGCCAAAGTGCTCTTCTGCCTCGCTCCTTGCTTCGTCTCGACGCTTATGCTTATATCTGCCTATTCACTGCCGAAGAAGCGTCGCATCATCGGATACATCTCCATCATCTGCTCAGAGGCGATATCCTCATAGAGCCGGTAAGCAATGCTCACCGCCAGGAGCAGCCCGGTGCCTGACGCCTGTCCGAGCGTGCCGAACATTTCCGCAATGACCGCTAATACGCCGAGCAACGCACCGCCCATGAGCGCGATCTTGGGGATGTAGCCCTCCATCAGCCGCTCAATCGCGGCGGGATTCCGGCGATGCCCCGGGATCTGCAGTCCCGAGCGGTAGATCTGCCCTGCGACATCTTTCGGGCCCATGCCCGTCGTCGTTATCCAGAATAATGCGAAGACCATGCCACCCACGATCATAAACGATAAGTCAGCACAAAGGCGCAGCGCAATTTGCCAGCCGGCAATGTTTGGATACGCCATGTGCACGAGCGACGGGAACCAATCATAGGGGCTGTAAATGGGATCCAGGTAATACATCAAGCCTGAGACCGCGTTGTTGCCCTCGTACGTGCCAAAGATGGTGATGCCGCGAGAATATAAGAGCCGCCCAAACCCCTGGAT
This genomic window from Methanomicrobia archaeon contains:
- the cofG gene encoding 7,8-didemethyl-8-hydroxy-5-deazariboflavin synthase subunit CofG, with the protein product MRNNYVTFSRNIFIPVTNICRNACGYCVYRACSQEAAYVVGTEDVLDLFRQRGAATEALFTAGEQPERADALGSLFTARVAEEGFDSLTTYTKQLCQLAIQHGLLPHCNLGVLTREELQELKEVNASMGLMLESTVELEAHVKSPGKEPAVRLQMLEDAGRLEIPFTTGILIGIGETQEDRIRSLETLAAVHERYGHIQEVIIQPFLPKPATVMANASSPPFVAMKETVRAARRILPAEVAIQVPPNLTSPKALIELGASDLGGISERTIDYINPEAPWPTEEELSRKIAPYELRERLPIYPRYIKKGWYSDRIKPLIARYAEGTGLRRKSH
- a CDS encoding ribose-phosphate diphosphokinase, translated to MKIIPGVTTQVLAARIASELGTRASLCEFKRFPDGELYTRVVDEIKGEEVTIVQSLMADTGLISLLQLIDAVEEAHTTTVVIPYLGYARQDKRFKPGEAISSRAIARGISFAGIVDRIYVVNVHNPAVLRYFDVDAKDLNAAPLIGDYIAHRAIPDPVIIGPDEGARELAKAVAEQHSFDFDVLEKKRISGDQVQIKPKEVSVAGKNVVIVDDIISTGGTIAEAAALLKAQDANDIYVTCIHGLFAQNATLRILNAGVKEIIATDTIQSIFSEISVAKMIADELST